The Streptomyces sp. ICC1 DNA window ACACAGTCTCGTGCGCGGGGCGGTAGAAGTCCGGCCCCTCAAGGAGGTTGCGGACCGCGTCGATGATGTCGGCGCTGAACATGCAGGCGCCCAAGACCGCGGCCTCCGCGTCCGAGTCGTACGGCGGCACGGCGGTCATGTCGGTCGCGGCGAGGTGTGGCGGGTTCGGCGCGGGGTCGTCCATACTGGACAAGAAGCTCCTCTACGTGCGGGCCACATGGGACGGCAATCCCGGCCTCGCAGGTCAGTCGTTCAGGGATGGGCGGCGTGAGGTTTGCGCTTTGGGCCCCTCGGTGTTGGACCACCGGGGGGCTTTTTGCATGTCTGGCTACGGGATGGCGGGCTCCAGGGGATCGCTGCGGTCTTCTGGGGATGATCGAATCGTACCACAGATTATGCGGTTCGCAGAGATCTATGCGAACCGCAGAAGGTGATGTATGGTTTTGGCATGCCGCGAAACTGTGGCCGCCGCAGCAACAGGAAGGAGGGGTGATGCCGGACGACGAGAGCGACGCCCCCGAGGGGGTGCTGCTCAGCGGCGAGGAGAACGCCGCCGTGCGGATCAAGCTGGAGCGAGAGAAGCGCGGTTGGAGCACCACCGCGCTGTCCGACCTGCTCAACGAGTCGGGTTTCGACATGAATCCGTCCGCGGTCTGGCGCATCGAGAACCGCAAGCGCCGGATCAACCTCGACGAGGCCATCGGCTTCGCCGAGATCTTCGGCGTCCCGCTCAGCAACTTCGTCGGGCCGCCGAGCCTGGCGGCCATGGGCCGCGCCATGGAGCTCATCGACAACGTGGTGGCCACCTATCGGGCCTCCGCGCGCGCCAGCTCCGAAGCCACTAAGGCTCGGGACGAGCTCTCCGCATACCTGGCCGACCATCCGGAGATCAGCGCCGAGGCCGACGCGATGGTCTCCAACGCCATCGCCGCCGAGCTGGTGAAGATCAACACGGAGCGGTACGGGCCACCTCCCGGCGCGTAGCCGCACCCCTCTCCACTCCGCTGCCCTGGGCCCGCAAACCCCCAGGTCGCAGCCGTAGTACCGCCCATCCCATCCCTGAACGACACACCGGCCGGCTCAGGGGGTTGCCGCCCCCGCCCAGCCCGGCCAGAAACCGGAGCACTGCTTGCGCCACCAGGCGATA harbors:
- a CDS encoding helix-turn-helix transcriptional regulator, with product MPDDESDAPEGVLLSGEENAAVRIKLEREKRGWSTTALSDLLNESGFDMNPSAVWRIENRKRRINLDEAIGFAEIFGVPLSNFVGPPSLAAMGRAMELIDNVVATYRASARASSEATKARDELSAYLADHPEISAEADAMVSNAIAAELVKINTERYGPPPGA